A single window of Penaeus monodon isolate SGIC_2016 unplaced genomic scaffold, NSTDA_Pmon_1 PmonScaffold_797, whole genome shotgun sequence DNA harbors:
- the LOC119571781 gene encoding translation initiation factor IF-2-like: MPREFFLTMVTPQPGNSGKGPPPTKPNPFAPTVFGRSIPHKSQLCPLAPSGPLLEKFTLPGGKVQSLTRTPLQANLWKKGESSPSPYQLPPKRQRLPASGVRPQAGSPKGPYTGSRCPCSPPNTSLHWPLECTQPPLTPHISGCVGESIVANISGPLLGSSQPRSTARRWFPSTDPLHLPCAGFGRLPKGGGARGNPKGQRRHLQGPRVCPLDGFAAAGPEKRQKRNPGQDHNILPQPPGTNPYPAPPTRASWDRSVTSRVRFSSGPYTSARWWCPKRISKPLPRGVRGMWLPPQSLRMLEASGNPSRGRKGFPLLRHDTSCPPYRSPNQVGKAPGSPSPKYLPFSLPVPGGLSGRRGRPPYQRPPTSCASGGSAPTLPVAFQTGPNNRPGGGAPKKGVSNPATGEGHVGGPGDAPTLSPRGPLALFPGGVSKGPQLLQHHWRDTTCEARGFPAQTPGTPVNLHLDLLPEPGCLPACNFLPVTPPFLIPFPPQARTPAPRVDPHQLLFTLLQALSGFCEFPLHDARCL, translated from the exons atgcccCGGGAGTTCTTCCTgaccatggtaacgccacagccggggaACTCAggcaagggccccccccccaccaaacccaaccCCTTTGCCCCCACGGTCTTCGGACGCTCCATTCCTCACAAGTCCCAGCTTTGCCCACTGGCCCCTTCAGGCCCTTTATTGGAAAAGTTT ACTCTTCCTGGGggaaaggtgcagtcgctcacccGAACCCCTCTGcaagccaacctctggaagaaagGGGAATCTTCACCGTCCCCCTACCAGCTTCCACCAAAGCGACAACGTCTTCCTGCGTCAGGAGTCAGGCCGCAAGCAGGCTCTCCAAAAGGGCCATACACGGGCAGCCGTTGCCCGTGCTCCCcacccaatacgagcctccactggccccttgagtgcACACAACCCCCCCTGACACCACACATCTCGGGGTGCGTCGGGGAATCCAtcgtggccaacatatcaggcccgttactagggtcttctcagccccggTCCACTGCCCGGCGGTGGTTCCCATCTACtgaccccctccacctcccatgTGCGGGTTTCGGGCGCttacccaagggggggggggcccggggaaacccaaaGGGACAGCGG cgccacctgcagggccCCAGGGTGTGCCCGCTTGACGGGTTTGCAGCTGCTGGGCCTGAAAAACGTCAAAAAAGAAAtccgggccaggaccacaatatTCTTCCGCAGCCCCCAGGGACAAACCCCTACCCCGCGCCTCCAAcccgcgccagctgggacaggtcTGTcacctcacgagtccgcttctcaaGTGGCCCGTATACCTcggcccggtggtggtgcccgaaacgaaTTTCAAAGCCTCTACCACGCGGGGTAAGAGGGATGTGGCTACCGCCCCAGTCCTTGCGCATGCTGGAGGCATCGGGGAATCCCTCCCGGGGGAGGAAGGGTTTTCCGCTCCTCCGACATGATACGTCGTGCcctccttaccgcagccccaaccaaGTTGGAAAAGCCCCGGGCTCACCTTCCCCAAAGTACCTTCCCTTTAGCCTTCCGGTCCCCGGAGGTCTGTCGGG CCGCAGGGGACGACCTCCTTACCAAAGGccccccacatcctgcgccagtggGGGCAGTGCTCCCACGCTCCCGGTTGCTTTTCAAACGGGCCCCAATAACCGGCCTGGGGGTggtgccccaaaaaaaggggtttcaaacCCAGCCACGGGTGAAGGGCATGTTGGGGGCCCgggagatgccccaacactttccccgcggggccccttagcgctgtttccA gggggggtttccaaGGGTCCCCAGCTTCTGCAGCACCACTGGCGCGACACgacctgcgaggcccgggggtttcctgcacaGACCCCGGGAACCCCAGTAAATCTACACTtggatctgttgccagaacccggCTGCCTTCCTGCTTGCAATTTTCTAcctgtgacgccgcctttcctcattcctttcccccctcaggcccgaACCCCCGCCCCCAGGGTTGACCCCCATCAgttactcttcacgctgttgcaggccttgtcgggttTCTGCGAGTTTCCTCTTCACGATGCAAGATGCctgtag